GAAGCGGTAATTCCCAGTGGCCAACGTCGCGCCACTTCCCGTTCTTGTATCCGACGTTGCGGTACACACCGACTTTTTCGAATCCGCGTGATTCGTGAAACGTGACGCTCTGAGGGTTCGGTAGTGCGATTACAGCGTACGCATTACACAATCCCTGTCGGTCCAGGAGCGCGAAGAGCGATTCGTAGAGCGCGCTCGCAATTCCCTTCCGTCGCCAGGCTTCGTTCACGTACACAGAGACGTCGACTGCCCACCGGTACGCTGGGCGTTCGTTGTGCGTGCTCGCATACGCGTAACCCGTTATTTGACCGTCGTGCTCACACACCAACCACGGAAGTCGTTCCACAGTAGTTCGGATGCGTTGAGCCATCTCTCCGATGGTTGGTGGACTGGTTTCAAACGAAATGT
This region of Natronosalvus halobius genomic DNA includes:
- a CDS encoding arsinothricin resistance N-acetyltransferase ArsN1 family B: MYASPHRTIFLLCGSVFSQVCPKIRLATERDAEAIASIYTPIVEQTHISFETSPPTIGEMAQRIRTTVERLPWLVCEHDGQITGYAYASTHNERPAYRWAVDVSVYVNEAWRRKGIASALYESLFALLDRQGLCNAYAVIALPNPQSVTFHESRGFEKVGVYRNVGYKNGKWRDVGHWELPLQSLATPPSPPTPLEELQNTDRYSGALLTGESSLQL